From a single Eriocheir sinensis breed Jianghai 21 unplaced genomic scaffold, ASM2467909v1 Scaffold161, whole genome shotgun sequence genomic region:
- the LOC126990391 gene encoding piggyBac transposable element-derived protein 4-like produces the protein MANRRALSDEAVQELLNDVTLNIEGDVTVMGADEGLSPRDLLFHEVIDGDSPSPASPSSPKDDDVIIDVDTSTMDYTVTPQKPHVFEEYMSDVDLSPVAGPSTMPDPGPSQYAERHRSAKRKLLPRMSTPLPKKRAESTVSQPVLDAQNSDDTQDTNNTQAPSTNGNREPRTESSSQEAPASEKIFPVPANARRAPDKTYWSRVPLQTATPQMPPKVLSSLATPLARDASTPADFFYLFIDEDMIQEIVRCTNIMIGKLSPKYAKDSTVTCKTSVDELKALIGVLIQSGAKQDCHHTLEEMFSPQHGAPLYRATMSEKRFSFLLRCLRFDDTSDVREREQRKASDKFTLFRNIFEKFVGNCKKHYIPGQRMTIDEQLLGFRGNCPFRVYIPSKPNKYGIKIIMACDADTYYMCNAVPYLGRKHEGQRQTGTAKQVTMELMEPYMDAGRCLTVDNWFTSLPLLRELHERNTTLVGTMRRKPYVPLWMITKEKARPIKTSAFLFQKDAVLVSYKPKSDKIVLLLSSHHNQPDVGENEKPEIINYYNKTKGGVDVLDSMCSRYSINRKTRRWPLCMFYGLLNIAVVNSFVLYKLSGKASGKLIRWMFMHQLATEMTMPWATKRLENPALSKSLMANIISCFDVQPPPLPTAPPAARKRCALCPWKTASKCKTQCEQCHINICPQHSKIFCSNCQ, from the coding sequence ATGGCAAATAGACGAGCTCTATCAGACGAGGCAGTCCAGGAACTCCTGAATGATGTGACTCTAAACATCGAGGGTGATGTCACCGTCATGGGTGCGGATGAAGGATTGAGTCCCAGAGACCTCCTATTCCACGAGGTTATCGATGGTGACTCACCCTcacctgcttcaccatcctcaccaAAAGATGATGATGTCATCATTGATGTTGACACATCAACAATGGATTATACCGTGACCCCTCAAAAACCACACGTTTTTGAGGAGTATATGTCAGATGTGGACCTGTCACCTGTTGCAGGCCCATCAACAATGCCTGATCCTGGCCCCTCACAATACGCAGAACGTCATCGTTCTGCAAAAAGAAAATTACTGCCTCGCATGTCAACGCCATTACCCAAGAAAAGAGCTGAAAGCACTGTCTCACAACCTGTGCTTGACGCCCAAAACTCCGATGACACTCAAGACACTAACAACACTCAAGCCCCATCAACAAATGGGAACAGAGAACCCAGGACTGAAAGTTCATCCCAGGAGGCTCCAGCCTCAGAGAAGATTTTTCCTGTACCTGCAAATGCACGTAGAGCGCCAGATAAAACATACTGGTCGAGAGTACCCCTGCAAACAGCAACACCACAGATGCCACCAAAGGTATTGTCTTCACTTGCAACACCATTGGCAAGAGACGCATCCACCCCAGcagattttttttaccttttcattgATGAAGACATGATCCAAGAGATTGTTAGATGTACAAACATTATGATTGGAAAGTTATCACCCAAGTATGCTAAAGATTCCACTGTAACTTGTAAGACTTCTGTCGATGAACTAAAGGCACTAATTGGTGTTCTAATTCAGTCTGGTGCCAAACAAGATTGCCACCACACCTTGGAAGAAATGTTCAGCCCCCAACATGGAGCCCCTTTGTATAGAGCTACCATGAGTGAAAAGCGTTTCAGCTTCCTATTACGATGTCTACGTTTTGATGACACAagtgatgtaagagagagagaacaaaggaaagcAAGTGACAAATTCACTCTCTTTAGAAACATCTTTGAAAAATTTGTTGGGAACTGCAAGAAGCACTACATTCCAGGACAGAGGATGACAATAGATGAACAGCTTCTTGGATTTCGCGGAAACTGTCCTTTCAGGGTATATATTCCAAGTAAACCTAACAAGTACGGCATCAAAATAATCATGGCATGTGATGCTGATACATATTACATGTGCAACGCTGTGCCATACTTGGGGAGAAAGCATGAAGGCCAACGTCAAACTGGCACAGCAAAGCAAGTTACCATGGAGCTAATGGAACCATATATGGATGCTGGCCGTTGCTTGACTGTAGATAACTGGTTTACTTCTCTACCCTTGCTCAGAGAGCTACACGAGAGAAACACAACACTCGTGGGCACTATGAGGAGAAAACCGTATGTGCCATTGTGGATGATCACGAAGGAAAAGGCAAGGCCAATCAAGACAAGTGCCTTTCTTTTCCAGAAAGATGCAGTACTAGTGTCATATAAGCCTAAAAGTGACAAAATTGTGCTGTTGCTTTCATCACATCACAACCAGCCAGATGTTGGTGAAAATGAAAAACCTGAGATAATAAactactacaacaaaacaaaagggGGCGTCGATGTACTTGATAGCATGTGCTCCCGATACAGTATCAACAGGAAGACCCGCCGATGGCCCTTGTGCATGTTTTATGGACTTCTGAACATCGCAGTGGTGAACTCCTTCGTACTCTACAAACTCTCTGGAAAGGCAAGCGGTAAACTGATACGGTGGATGTTCATGCATCAACTGGCAACAGAAATGACAATGCCATGGGCTACAAAAAGGCTGGAGAACCCTGCACTGAGCAAGTCGCTCATGGCCAACATCATATCATGCTTTGATGTgcaacccccaccactaccaactGCACCACCAGCTGCCAGAAAGAGGTGTGCGCTGTGCCCATGGAAGACTGCCAGTAAGTGTAAGACGCAATGTGAACAGTGCCACATCAATATCTGCCCACAGCACTCCAAAATCTTCTGTTCAAATTGCCAGTAA